The Larimichthys crocea isolate SSNF chromosome XI, L_crocea_2.0, whole genome shotgun sequence genome has a segment encoding these proteins:
- the ylpm1 gene encoding YLP motif-containing protein 1 isoform X2, which produces MYPSWGNFGGPQPQNYGGSGPRKPGGAHAGQAAGFGGFEAPSSGSLFSSLQEQHLQQMQQLQMLHQKQLQSVLHHGNTANAYGAGHSGVHSGTPWHPEGPGHSESGVQSYYNQEETPGQPTRGPPPQQGHPSHPPPPPPQPKPNDSQPVPPPPEPPSLKPLENNAAPKQEANKKQLSTTENDTSLPLQEQQQLWYKQHLQNLQKLKQERAKQNQKEGDGPLPPTAVGQSVPPPPPPSDPPKGIPPPPPPKEEPPAPPPPPEDARPEIPQDPEEAVRLQQLQAAAAQWQQVQQQRAGLQYQALMQHHEKLQQILEQYQQLIQQPTNLQSMSPEMQLRHYEMQQQQFMPLFQDWDRSFALWREQFQTYPHKDQLQDYEHQWKQWQEQMNATNAHLQERVATLTAMVPFASSQYSSGMVGQYGHYPGQDIQIQQQSVKPGIQPSPVAVGPRSQGPRPTGFGPHSEPPAGPPARGSGPAGIVRPPVPPSVQPPSFNGIRGPRGNNPRFDQPQQRFDGPPRFDQPQQRFDGPPRFDQPQQRFDGPPKFDQPQQRFDGPPRFEKPQQRFDGPPRFDQPRHRFDGPPRFDQPRQRFDGPLRFDQPRFGQPPRFEQPPRHPGPPGPPPRFERPPVPQQMQQQGLQLKAEPATKQPDSMDSKTPGKTAVQSEKEKSDSKPDKANADDMTDDNLLGTEGFFVQNDPIPQTIKTNTTEEPDDTNVSNNKEKPKPADSKPNVTAPSTVASKNTTTQNPVKPDEPLTNNKPPQVTKPPGIQQDPQASGQVQSRPDPPRPSPGRGRGQPPGPVQVHGRGRGQRGPNTLPPGEKMGEMSYDYLPEEDMGMPEQQEEYHWQDPSYEEYGGGESEVPPEEMWMPEEHHFQTEDDYYEESMGGPPMGRGGHPMMRGGHPMGRGGPPMGRGGMPMGRGGPPLGRGGPPMVRGGPPMGRGGPPMGRGGPPMARGGPPMGRGGPPMGRGGPPMGRGGPPPMGRGGPHPMGRGGPPPMGRGEPMDRHWEEVESAEYSEEGDPYWGERRPPMRGMRPPFPPGRGRPPRGHPAFMHQGRGRPPHPGHGPMDHEPLGHEIDTDDTEIDPARHPMYHGHDIHSHPDVGRGRRRVPPPPPHEIMDPMEEPLYDEGRERELGWQPPHGRGPPLPPHENMDAGGMRRRPMGRGMARGMWRPGPTHEEYEEGYSEGYVEDYGHGEDGYRWRPPQEYPPDDYRHEAKYYESEWDRDREHAPPERDYPPRMPPPEPYRDRHWLEEREREGERGHPYPYDEHDRGRGELRIREYRNEPPYRQEESPYPPPPPSSEWDRPSRLPPLPERGYPADYEDRRGRYEEHKDEPPMDRPPPLPSVAPVTNLPESSVDPAPQGGANLLALSQRQHEIILKAAQELKLIRELQEGKTPATEPQPPPTDILPELPAGLLGLEIPPEVRNVLKGMNAAAQTTVPESVSWDTKPSTTDYQSSLSAIPTSTVIPKTVDYGHGHEPGATVERISYGERIILRPDPMPSDRGYEKEPLGPRDPYSRDPYYERRLDPYMDRREYSRERELYREKLPPEYERERFERERYPPRERDERSPLAPHLRSGYRDRDRDLREKERSGSRDRDEHYGRPGYDRPPYERTGLDRSGPERYGHSSSPYVERRSYPDDRGPPTAPPLPPPPQPPPRVERKPEIKNIDDILKPPGRLSRPERIVIIMRGLPGSGKSHVAKLIRDKEVDCGGAPPRVLVLDDYFMTEVEKVEKDPDTGKRVKTKVLEYEYEPEMEDTYRSSMLKTFKKTLDDGFFPFIILDTVNDRVKHFDQFWSAAKTKGFEVYLAEITADTQTCAKRNVHGRTLKDIMKMSNNWEPSPRHMVRLDVRSLLQDAAIEEVEMEDFNPDDEPKEPKREEEEEGDLGYIPKSKWEMDTSEAKLDKLDGLGSSGKRKREDMADLDDYLQLPDDYATRMSQPGKKRVRWADLEEQKDADRKRAIGFVVGQTDWERITDESGQLAQKALNRTKYF; this is translated from the exons atgtacCCCTCCTGGGGAAACTTTGGTGGACCCCAGCCGCAAAACTATGGAGGGTCTGGTCCCCGTAAGCCTGGTGGCGCCCACGCCGGCCAGGCGGCGGGGTTCGGCGGATTCGAGGCCCCGTCCAGCGGCTCGCTGTTCTCCAGCCTCCAGGAGCAACACCTCCAACagatgcagcagctgcagatgcTGCACCAGAAGCAGCTCCAGTCTGTGTTACACCACGGCAACACTGCCAACGCGTACGGTGCCGGACACTCGGGTGTGCACTCGGGGACACCGTGGCATCCGGAGGGACCGGGACATTCAGAAAGCGGAGTTCAGTCGTACTATAATCAAGAGGAGACTCCCGGACAACCGACGAGAGGTCCCCCTCCTCAGCAGGGTCACCCATCAcatcctcctccgcctccaccgCAACCGAAACCCAACGACTCCCAGCCGGTGCCTCCCCCTCCGGAGCCCCCGTCATTAAAGCCCCTGGAGAACAATGCTGCCCCCAAACAAGAGGCCAACAAGAAACAGCTGTCCACGACAGAAAACGACACATCCCTACCTTTGCAG GAGCAACAGCAACTTTGGTACAAACAACATCTTCAAAACCTACAGAAGTTAAAGCAAGAGCGAGCCAAACAGAATCAGAAAGAGGGCGATGGTCCCCTGCCGCCAACAGCTGTGGGCCAGtcagttcctcctcctcctcctccatcagacCCACCGAAAGGCAtacctcctccaccccctccaaAAGAGGAACCCCcagcaccacctccacctcctgaggACGCAAGG cctgaGATCCCGCAAGACCCAGAGGAGGCTGTCCGCCTCCAACAGCTACAGGCTGCAGCAGCGCAGTGGcaacaggtgcagcagcagagagcaggcTTACAATACCAGGCTCTCATGCAGCACCATGAGAAACTTCAGCAGATCCTGGAACAATACCAACAATTGATTCAGCAACCTACAAACCTACAG TCAATGTCTCCTGAAATGCAGCTGAGGCACTATGAAatgcaacagcagcagttcaTGCCTTTATTCCAAGACTGGGATCGCTCCTTCGCCCTGTGGCGTGAGCAGTTCCAGACCTATCCCCACAAAGACCAGCTGCAAGACTATGAACACCAGTGGAAGCAGTGGCAGGAGCAGATGAACGCCACCAATGCCCACCTTCAAGAAAGAGTGGCCACTCTTACTGCCATGGTGCCATTTGCCTCAAGCCAGTATAGTAGTGGGATGGTGGGACAGTATGGCCACTACCCTGGACAAGACATACAAATCCAGCAGCAATCAGTAAAACCGGGTATTCAGCCCTCACCTGTTGCTGTTGGTCCCAGATCTCAAGGTCCAAGGCCCACTGGCTTTGGACCACATTCAGAACCACCTGCTGGTCCCCCTGCGAGAGGCAGTGGCCCTGCTGGCATAGTCAGACCCCCAGTTCCCCCCTCCGTTCAGCCACCAAGCTTCAACGGCATTAGAGGTCCACG TGGAAACAACCCTAGATTTGACCAACCACAGCAGCGCTTTGATGGTCCCCCGAGGTTTGACCAACCACAGCAACGCTTTGATGGTCCCCCGAGATTTGACCAACCACAGCAACGCTTTGATGGTCCCCCAAAGTTTGACCAACCACAGCAACGCTTTGATGGCCCCCCTCGATTTGAGAAACCACAGCAGCGCTTTGATGGGCCCCCTCGGTTTGACCAACCACGACATCGTTTTGATGGTCCACCCAGGTTTGACCAACCACGGCAGCGCTTTGATGGTCCACTCAGATTTGATCAACCTCGATTTGGGCAGCCGCCTAGGTTTGAACAGCCTCCAAGGCACCCTGGCCCCCCTGGCCCCCCTCCTCGTTTTGAACGCCCACCTGTGCCCCAGCAAATGCAACAGCAAGGTCTCCAACTTAAGGCCGAACCAGCCACTAAACAGCCTGACAGTATGGATTCTAAGACTCCAGGAAAAACAGCTGTGcagtctgaaaaagaaaaaagtgactCAAAACCAGATAAGGCCAATGCTGATGACATGACAGATGACAACTTGCTTGGAACTGAGGGCttttttgtccaaaatgacCCCATTccacagacaataaaaacaaacacgacTGAAGAACCTGATGACACTAATGTgtcaaacaataaagaaaaacccAAACCTGCTGACAGCAAGCCTAATGTAACTGCTCCATCTACTGTAGCATCAAAAAATACTACTACACAAAATCCTGTCAAACCAGATGAACCATTGACAAACAACAAGCCCCCACAGGTTACAAAGCCCCCTGGAATCCAACAGGACCCACAAGCCTCTGGCCAAGTGCAGTCAAGACCAGATCCTCCAAGGCCTTCCCCAGGTAGGGGACGAGGCCAACCCCCAGGGCCTGTTCAAGTGCATGGACGAGGACGTGGGCAGAGGGGACCAAACACTTTACCGCCTGGGGAGAAGATGGGAGAAATGTCTTATGACTACTTGCCTGAAGAGGATATGGGAATGCCAGAACAGCAGGAAGAATATCACTGGCAGGATCCTTCATACGAGGAGTATGGTGGTGGGGAATCTGAGGTGCCCCCTGAAGAAATGTGGATGCCAGAGGAACATCACTTCCAAACAGAGGATGATTATTATGAAGAGTCAATGGGAGGACCCCCTATGGGAAGAGGAGGGCACCCAATGATGAGAGGAGGGCACCCGATGGGCAGAGGTGGTCCTCCCATGGGAAGAGGAGGTATGCCTATGGGTAGAGGGGGACCACCTTTGGGTAGAGGGGGACCACCAATGGTTAGAGGAGGTCCCCCTATGGGAAGAGGAGGTCCCCCTATGGGAAGAGGAGGCCCTCCTATGGCAAGAGGAGGTCCCCCTATGGGAAGAGGAGGTCCACCTATGGGAAGAGGGGGACCGCCAATGGGCAGAGGAGGTCCACCCCCCATGGGAAGAGGAGGACCACACCCTATGGGAAGAGGAGGACCACCTCCCATGGGAAGAGGAGAACCAATGGACAGACACTGGGAAGAAGTTGAGTCAGCAGAGTACTCAGAGGAAGGGGACCCTTACTGGGGAGAAAGGAGACCTCCAATGAGAGGCATGAGACCCCCATTTCCACCTGGCCGTGGTCGTCCCCCACGTGGTCATCCTGCTTTCATGCACCAAGGACGTGGACGTCCCCCACACCCAGGGCATGGGCCAATGGATCATGAGCCATTAGGTCATGAAATAGACACTGATGATACTGAAATAGATCCAGCAAGGCACCCCATGTACCATGGACATGACATTCATAGCCATCCTGATGTCGGAAGGGGCAGGCGTCGCgtgccaccaccaccacctcacgAAATAATGGATCCCATGGAGGAACCATTGTATGAtgaaggaagggagagagaactGGGGTGGCAGCCACCACATGGCAGAggtcctcctctgcctccacaTGAAAACATGGATGCGGGGGGAATGAGAAGAAGACCTATGGGTCGAGGAATGGCTAGAGGCATGTGGCGACCAGGTCCAACACATGAGGAATACGAAGAGGGATATAGCGAGGGTTATGTTGAGGATTATGGTCATGGGGAAGATGGGTACCGCTGGCGGCCACCGCAGGAATATCCCCCTGATGACTATCGGCATGAGGCCAAATACTATGAGTCTGAATGGGACAGGGACAGAGAGCATGCTCCTCCTGAGAGGGACTATCCCCCCCGCATGCCACCACCAGAGCCCTACAGAGATCGCCATTGGctagaagaaagagaaagagaaggagaaagaggtcACCCATATCCATATGATGAGCATGACAGGGGTAGAGGAGAACTTAGAATCCGTGAATACAGGAATGAGCCCCCGTACCGACAGGAAGAGTCACCatatccaccaccaccaccctcatcAGAATGGGATAGGCCTTCAAGACTTCCTCCACTACCGGAGAGAGGGTATCCTGCAGACTACGAGGATCGCAGAGGTCGCTATGAAGAGCACAAGGATGAGCCCCCTATGGATAGACCTCCACCTTTACCTTCTGTTGCACCTGTCACAAACTTACCAGAGAGCTCAGTTGATCCAGCACCACAAGGTGGGGCAAATCTACTTGCCCTCTCCCAACGTCAGCATGAGATCATCTTGAAAGCTGCTCAAGAGCTTAAACTTATAAG GGAATTACAGGAGGGGAAAACACCTGCTACTGAACCGCAGCCTCCACCTACTGACATCCTGCCTGAACTTCCTGCTGGTCTTCTTGGTTTGGAGATCCCACCAGAAGTCAGGAATGTTCTGAAG GGCATGAATGCAGCTGCACAGACAACTGTACCTGAGTCTGTGTCTTGGGATACCAAGCCTTCTACCACAGATTACCAGTCATCGCTTTCCGCTATACCCACCTCTACAGTGATTCCAAAGACTGTGGATTATGGACATGGGCATG AGCCTGGAGCCACAGTTGAGCGGATCTCTTATGGGGAGAGAATAATTTTGAGGCCTGATCCAATGCCATCAGACAGGGGCTATGAAAAAG AACCGCTTGGTCCCAGAGATCCTTACAGCAGAGACCCATATTATGAAAGACGATTGGACCCTTACATGGACCGTCGGGAGTACAGTAGAGAGAGGGAATTATACAGAGAAAAGCTTCCACCTGAATACGAACGAGAAAGATTCGAAAGGGAGCGCTATCCCccaagagagagggatgagag ATCTCCACTGGCACCTCATTTACGCTCAGGATACAGGGACAGAGACCGAGATCTTCGAGAGAAGGAGCGAAGCGGCAGTCGTGATCGAGATGAACATTATGGAAGGCCAGGCTATGATAGACCTCCATACGAGCGCACTGGACTCGACCGCAGTGGGCCTGAGCGTTACGGCCACAGCTCCTCACCTTACG TGGAGAGAAGAAGTTATCCAGATGACAGAGGGCCTCCCACGGCACCAcccctcccacctccacctcagccACCCCCACGAGTCGAGAGGAAGCCTGAAATCAAGAATATCGACGATATCCTCAAACCACCTGGCAGATTATCTCGGCCTGAAAGG ATTGTCATCATAATGAGAGGGTTACCAGGAAGTGGAAAAAGCCATGTTGCAAAGCTCATACGG GATAAGGAAGTCGACTGTGGCGGTGCACCCCCAAGAGTTCTTGTGTTGGACGACTATTTCATGACGGAGGTTGAGAAAGTTGAGAAAGATCCAGACACAGGGAAAAGGGTCAAAACCAAG GTTCTCGAGTACGAGTATGAGCCAGAGATGGAGGATACCTACCGGAGCAGCAtgcttaaaacatttaagaaaactCTGGACGATGGCTTTTTCCCCTTCATCATTTTAGACACCGTTAATGACAGAGTTAAACATTTTGATCAGTTCTGGAGTGCAGCCAAAACAAAAGGTTTTGAG gTGTACCTGGCTGAAATCACTGCAGACACCCAGACCTGTGCAAAGAGAAATGTCCATGGACGTACGCTTAAGGATATAATGAAG ATGTCCAACAACTGGGAACCTTCGCCACGTCATATGGTGCGCTTGGATGTGCGGTCCCTGCTTCAGGATGCTGCTATAGAGGAG GTTGAAATGGAAGATTTCAATCCCGATGATGAGCCCAAGGAACccaagagggaggaggaagaagagggtgatcTG